One Flagellimonas sp. CMM7 genomic region harbors:
- a CDS encoding nucleotide sugar dehydrogenase: protein MNSTKIAVIGLGYVGLPLARLFATKFPVIGFDVNKKRVAELQDGSDSTLEVEDETLQAVLCKTPKMDKGLFCSFDIEDIKDCNYYVVTVPTPVDSTNRPILTPLYKASETVGSVLKKGDIVIYESTVYPGVTEDECVPVLEKMSGLTFNKDFYVGYSPERINPGDKEHTVEKILKVTSGSTPEIGKKVDDLYAQVITAGTHLAPTIKVAEAAKVIENSQRDINIAFVNELAKIFSLMDIDTHDVLTAAATKWNFLHFTPGLVGGHCIGVDPYYLAQRAQQFGYHPEIILAGRRMNDGMGNYVASEVVKLMVQNDIKIKGSKILVLGITFKENCPDVRNTKAVDVVTNLKSYGITVDVSDPWASPSEVMHEYGLQTSKKIEGNDYDAIVLTVAHNEFKDFPYDSLLKKNGVIYDVKGCVDKELVNGRL from the coding sequence ATGAACTCAACAAAAATTGCAGTTATTGGACTAGGTTATGTTGGATTGCCTTTGGCTCGCTTATTTGCCACTAAATTTCCAGTTATAGGATTTGATGTAAACAAGAAAAGGGTGGCCGAACTTCAAGATGGTTCCGATAGTACATTAGAAGTGGAAGACGAAACGCTACAGGCTGTTTTATGTAAAACTCCAAAAATGGATAAAGGATTGTTTTGCAGTTTCGATATCGAGGATATTAAAGATTGTAATTATTATGTGGTAACAGTTCCGACCCCAGTTGACAGTACCAATAGGCCTATACTTACTCCCTTGTACAAAGCCAGTGAAACGGTTGGTTCAGTTCTTAAAAAAGGTGATATCGTTATCTATGAATCCACTGTGTATCCCGGAGTAACCGAAGATGAATGTGTCCCTGTTTTGGAAAAGATGAGCGGTCTTACGTTCAACAAAGATTTTTATGTTGGTTATTCTCCTGAAAGAATTAATCCAGGAGATAAGGAACATACCGTAGAAAAGATATTGAAGGTCACATCAGGTTCTACACCAGAAATCGGAAAAAAAGTAGACGATCTCTATGCACAGGTTATAACGGCTGGAACACATCTTGCCCCCACAATTAAGGTAGCAGAAGCCGCCAAGGTTATTGAAAATTCCCAAAGAGATATTAACATTGCTTTTGTTAATGAATTGGCTAAAATTTTTAGCCTCATGGACATAGACACCCATGATGTTTTAACCGCAGCTGCCACAAAATGGAATTTCCTTCATTTCACTCCTGGTCTGGTAGGTGGACATTGCATTGGGGTTGACCCATACTATTTAGCACAAAGAGCACAGCAATTCGGATATCATCCAGAGATAATATTAGCAGGAAGAAGAATGAATGATGGTATGGGCAATTATGTTGCTTCCGAAGTTGTTAAACTTATGGTACAGAATGACATCAAAATTAAAGGTTCTAAAATATTGGTTTTAGGCATTACATTTAAGGAGAATTGTCCTGATGTAAGAAACACCAAAGCTGTGGATGTTGTCACAAACTTAAAGAGCTATGGTATTACCGTTGATGTAAGTGACCCATGGGCTTCTCCAAGTGAAGTAATGCACGAATATGGGTTGCAAACCTCAAAAAAAATAGAGGGTAATGATTACGACGCCATAGTTTTAACTGTTGCTCACAACGAATTTAAAGATTTCCCATATGATTCATTATTAAAAAAGAACGGGGTAATTTACGACGTTAAGGGCTGTGTTGATAAGGAATTAGTAAATGGCAGGTTATAA
- a CDS encoding glycosyltransferase — translation MAGYNSMSKNPLISIVIPVYNVEIYLEQCLDSIISQTYQNLEIILVNDGSVDASGRICDDYAKRDSRIKVVHQANQGVSEARNTAIKLATGELASYVDSDDWIEIDMYETLVKKIVEFDLDVIEFGIVGRLKDNQISNEICIEDYLQTYKRIIKYNQFAAWRRLYKIELIKDYTWVVGRIASDVQFSIDNLRKAKKIGYLPLPFYNYRKNPDSITKSRYTLKNLDSLEAGLYLKKIIVKTENDVELLKTVQDHLLNKFLYHYKMLNYFPKLDKDYTHRNRVKALIDGNYYKNKKHHTYLKLAHYLPPTSFHLLIYLNNIKRKINKD, via the coding sequence ATGGCAGGTTATAACTCAATGAGCAAGAATCCTTTAATCAGCATAGTTATACCTGTTTACAATGTTGAAATCTATTTAGAACAGTGTTTGGATAGTATCATTTCCCAAACCTATCAGAATCTTGAGATCATACTTGTTAATGATGGTTCTGTCGATGCCAGTGGAAGGATTTGTGATGACTACGCGAAAAGAGATTCAAGAATAAAGGTTGTTCACCAAGCTAATCAGGGAGTAAGTGAGGCTAGAAATACTGCTATAAAACTTGCAACAGGAGAACTTGCTTCATATGTAGATAGCGATGACTGGATTGAAATAGACATGTACGAAACTCTCGTTAAAAAAATTGTAGAGTTTGACTTAGATGTCATAGAATTTGGAATCGTTGGACGATTAAAAGATAACCAAATATCAAATGAAATATGTATTGAGGACTACCTACAAACTTATAAAAGAATTATAAAATATAATCAGTTTGCCGCATGGAGAAGATTATACAAAATTGAACTTATAAAAGATTATACATGGGTAGTAGGTAGAATAGCCAGTGATGTACAATTTAGTATTGATAACTTAAGAAAGGCAAAAAAAATTGGTTATTTACCCCTTCCATTTTATAACTACCGAAAGAATCCTGACAGCATTACCAAAAGTCGTTATACGCTGAAAAATTTGGATTCACTGGAGGCAGGGCTTTATTTGAAAAAAATAATAGTTAAAACGGAAAATGATGTAGAATTATTGAAAACTGTACAGGATCATTTGCTCAATAAATTTTTATATCACTACAAAATGTTGAATTACTTTCCTAAACTGGATAAGGACTACACACATAGAAACAGAGTAAAAGCCCTTATAGATGGTAACTATTATAAAAACAAAAAACACCATACCTACCTTAAGTTAGCTCACTATCTCCCCCCTACTTCTTTTCATTTGCTCATTTACTTGAATAATATCAAAAGAAAAATAAACAAAGATTAA
- a CDS encoding lipopolysaccharide biosynthesis protein, whose protein sequence is MSRIAKSIKNAKVGVIFFSLSLIAQFFSRKIFLQYLGDDFIGLTSTLRNILGFLNLAELGIGTAVGYSLYKPIYDKNRDEIKKILSLLAYIYKKVGLIILALGLLVSLSFPFIFEDTPFSHSLIFFVFYVALTSNLFGYFFNYYMVLLEADQKGYIVQGYFQSSNIIRIILQSLIAYYLQNFYLWIAMDLIFGLAYTIILRIKINKNYPWLLSEMPKSNIGLIKQYPDIVKRIKQVFIHKLSAFVKDGTDNILIYALVNLQSVAFFGNYQLIFSKLTALIKISLAGTEAGVGNLIAENDEKNIKKVFWEMMAMYFYIGGLLSIVLYHSMNLLITLWVGQKYVLDNYILLVMLIIFFISQIRKPVDMFKNAHGLYSDTWAPATQIVINLGFSFFLGKAWGIVGVMCGTLISMLFIICLWRPYFLFKHGFKKNVVTYWTGIAPFLIIFFSVAFAMGYLIEIINYYGNESFLGLIVFLAFIFFTTAIIYGLLLYVCTKGFKDIFHRFKNLLFKKIKKQ, encoded by the coding sequence ATGTCCAGAATAGCCAAGAGTATTAAAAATGCCAAAGTAGGAGTGATTTTTTTCTCACTCTCACTCATTGCGCAATTTTTTTCAAGAAAAATATTTTTACAATACTTAGGTGATGATTTTATAGGATTAACTAGTACGCTTAGAAATATTTTGGGTTTCCTAAATTTGGCAGAACTGGGAATAGGTACTGCTGTTGGTTATTCCTTGTACAAGCCTATTTATGATAAAAATAGAGATGAAATAAAAAAAATCCTTAGTCTGCTTGCCTATATATATAAAAAAGTAGGCCTAATAATCCTTGCCCTAGGATTACTAGTATCTTTATCTTTTCCGTTTATTTTTGAAGACACTCCTTTTTCTCACTCATTGATATTCTTTGTCTTCTATGTGGCCCTAACATCTAACCTGTTTGGTTATTTCTTCAATTATTACATGGTTCTTCTTGAGGCTGATCAAAAAGGATATATTGTACAAGGATATTTTCAGAGCTCCAATATTATACGGATTATTCTTCAGTCATTAATTGCTTACTACCTTCAAAACTTCTATTTATGGATTGCTATGGATTTGATTTTTGGGTTGGCGTATACCATAATCCTAAGAATTAAAATAAACAAAAACTATCCTTGGCTATTGTCGGAAATGCCAAAATCCAACATTGGACTCATAAAACAATATCCAGATATTGTTAAAAGAATAAAACAGGTTTTCATACATAAGCTAAGTGCCTTTGTCAAAGATGGAACGGATAACATTTTAATTTATGCTTTGGTTAACCTACAAAGTGTAGCCTTTTTTGGAAACTATCAACTAATTTTCTCCAAATTAACTGCTTTGATTAAAATTAGCCTAGCCGGTACTGAAGCGGGAGTTGGCAATTTAATCGCAGAAAACGATGAAAAAAACATTAAAAAAGTATTTTGGGAAATGATGGCCATGTACTTTTATATTGGAGGGCTATTGAGCATTGTGCTTTACCATTCAATGAATTTATTGATCACTCTTTGGGTTGGGCAAAAATATGTTTTAGATAATTACATTTTATTAGTAATGTTAATTATTTTTTTTATCAGCCAAATAAGAAAACCTGTTGACATGTTCAAAAATGCTCATGGATTATACTCCGACACCTGGGCTCCTGCAACACAAATAGTCATCAACCTTGGATTCTCTTTTTTTTTAGGAAAAGCATGGGGGATAGTAGGTGTTATGTGCGGCACACTTATTAGCATGTTATTTATTATTTGTCTCTGGAGACCTTACTTTCTATTCAAACATGGGTTTAAAAAGAATGTTGTTACTTACTGGACGGGAATAGCGCCATTTTTAATTATCTTTTTTTCTGTTGCTTTTGCAATGGGATATCTAATTGAAATAATCAATTATTATGGAAATGAGTCATTTCTGGGACTAATAGTTTTTTTAGCCTTTATATTTTTTACCACCGCTATTATCTATGGTCTACTTCTATATGTTTGCACAAAAGGTTTTAAAGATATATTCCATCGGTTCAAAAATTTGCTTTTTAAGAAAATCAAAAAACAATAA
- a CDS encoding glycosyltransferase family 4 protein: MDKKRKIAFVISKLSSGGAQRVIATLANNLIHTFDITIITYSNQTSFYKLDENIKVLSCFESNKIQSSKNFIQSIKLNYRIYRAISDFLREKNIELVIGFITQSNVFSILAAKKNKIPSIICERTNPKLANIQRFWRILRKLTYPKADRLVVQTDFAKSFYEHNVSEKKIITLPNPLNPELSNKRIKGQKENIILAVGRLRKLKNHSMAIKSFSQLNSRKWKLQILGEGPERKNLEKLISNNPNIELLGAKTNIEDYYNKARIFLFTSYYEGFPNALLEAMHFGLTPISTNCNSGPSEIIDNKKNGFLVNIGDCNKMAEHLKELTEDQKLLEEMSIEAMKTTEKYSSENITQLWKDLIDNTLN, translated from the coding sequence ATGGATAAGAAAAGAAAGATTGCCTTCGTAATAAGTAAACTATCTTCTGGCGGAGCGCAAAGGGTTATTGCAACCTTGGCTAATAACTTAATCCATACATTCGATATTACTATAATAACATATTCCAATCAAACTTCGTTTTATAAACTGGATGAGAATATTAAAGTCCTATCATGTTTCGAGAGCAACAAAATACAGTCCAGTAAAAACTTTATACAATCCATTAAACTCAATTATCGCATTTATAGAGCTATAAGTGATTTTTTGAGAGAAAAAAATATTGAACTCGTTATTGGCTTCATTACACAAAGTAATGTTTTCTCAATTCTTGCTGCTAAAAAAAATAAGATTCCAAGTATTATCTGTGAAAGAACCAACCCGAAATTAGCCAATATTCAAAGGTTTTGGAGGATATTGAGAAAGTTAACTTACCCAAAAGCTGACCGCTTGGTTGTGCAAACTGATTTTGCAAAGAGTTTTTATGAACATAATGTTTCAGAGAAAAAAATCATTACTTTACCTAACCCGCTAAACCCGGAATTATCGAACAAAAGAATTAAAGGCCAAAAAGAAAATATCATTCTAGCTGTAGGGAGACTTCGTAAACTAAAAAACCATTCAATGGCCATTAAATCGTTTTCCCAATTAAATTCCAGAAAATGGAAGTTACAGATTTTAGGTGAAGGTCCTGAAAGAAAGAATTTGGAAAAATTGATTTCCAATAATCCGAATATAGAGTTGTTAGGCGCTAAAACTAATATAGAAGATTATTATAATAAAGCCAGAATATTTTTGTTTACCTCTTATTACGAAGGTTTTCCCAATGCCCTTTTAGAAGCCATGCATTTCGGATTGACACCAATATCAACAAACTGTAATTCAGGGCCCTCGGAGATAATTGATAATAAAAAAAATGGATTTTTGGTGAACATAGGAGATTGTAATAAAATGGCCGAACATTTGAAAGAATTAACAGAAGATCAAAAGTTGTTGGAAGAAATGTCAATTGAGGCCATGAAAACTACAGAGAAATATTCTTCAGAAAACATTACCCAACTTTGGAAAGATTTAATAGATAATACATTAAACTAA
- a CDS encoding O-antigen ligase encodes MKLLRYLILALIILNLPAATLKFGGGGFGSVLSYASLILMMIFFMFSRKGKANVWMLIIGFSYYLISAFQYNGDLKIYITLFLKYFIVVICGYEVIKQTSKKELFYFLTVGALSILIHTLFFTSDYGRYSGFYINPNVGGFICITGYGLTYGLENKKLKIIGQFLFTLMGLLTFSRTFIALWLLLNALSIFISIKNIRIFVLGAMIMSTLFVIDEFIGLNNPRFQQLKAIVSNENVDSKAINQGSRTETWARFYDYILDKPFFGNGYGAFQGGGVHRLGSHNTYLLVIGESGIIPFLIFIGLFLFMLYKGLLLYRLAPNILMQGIGISVFLMANHNFFNFYYITFLSMWLQHQIITYDKKVNSTNNNLLQTS; translated from the coding sequence TTGAAGCTACTTAGATATTTAATATTAGCCCTTATTATTCTTAACCTCCCAGCAGCTACTCTTAAGTTTGGAGGTGGAGGTTTCGGTAGTGTTCTAAGTTATGCCTCCCTTATTCTAATGATGATCTTCTTCATGTTTTCCCGCAAGGGTAAAGCTAATGTTTGGATGCTTATCATTGGATTTAGCTATTATTTAATTTCCGCCTTTCAGTATAATGGAGATCTCAAGATATACATTACATTATTCTTAAAATACTTTATCGTAGTGATTTGTGGCTACGAGGTAATTAAGCAAACCTCTAAAAAAGAGCTCTTCTATTTCTTAACTGTCGGTGCTCTTAGCATCTTAATTCACACACTCTTTTTCACTAGTGATTATGGACGTTACAGTGGATTTTATATAAACCCAAATGTTGGTGGGTTTATCTGTATTACTGGCTATGGCCTCACTTATGGGCTTGAAAACAAAAAGTTAAAAATAATTGGCCAGTTTCTCTTTACGCTTATGGGGTTGTTGACCTTCTCTAGGACATTTATTGCGCTTTGGTTACTCCTAAATGCTCTTTCTATCTTTATTAGTATAAAAAACATAAGGATTTTTGTTTTGGGGGCCATGATTATGAGTACTCTATTTGTAATTGATGAATTCATAGGTCTAAACAACCCTAGGTTTCAACAACTAAAAGCTATCGTTAGTAATGAAAATGTTGACAGTAAAGCAATTAATCAAGGTTCTAGAACTGAAACATGGGCACGATTTTATGACTACATCTTGGATAAACCATTTTTTGGTAACGGATATGGTGCTTTTCAAGGCGGTGGAGTTCATAGATTAGGTTCACATAACACTTACCTATTGGTTATAGGTGAATCTGGAATCATACCTTTTTTGATATTTATTGGGCTATTCCTTTTTATGTTGTACAAAGGACTGCTCTTATATAGATTAGCTCCTAATATATTAATGCAAGGTATAGGGATTTCCGTTTTTTTAATGGCCAACCATAACTTTTTCAATTTTTATTACATTACCTTTTTATCAATGTGGTTACAACATCAAATTATCACATATGATAAAAAAGTAAATTCCACAAATAACAACCTTTTGCAAACATCATGA
- a CDS encoding glycosyltransferase, with protein MKRIIFVVPSLKAGGAERVMSFLAENLNPKKFKVILIVVGHQKDQVYQTHESRIDIKFLERNRISKAFRPLFKEIRKQKPDIVISSIGHLNTLMSVMAFFIKKPAFIAREANIDRVRKTFNPTKGKLGLRLNLKRIGYRFLKIIICQSQDMYDSFTEEYPQFKTKTVIINNPITDKFKLKSNKDMSDIIQFITVGSLHSRKGHSRILKTLAKFELPFTYTIVGNGERKDELFELANSLGISEKITHVPFTKEVDTYLCASDFYLQGSYVEGFPNAVIESCAVGTPVLAFDAPGGINEIIENGVNGHISTSEEDFLKNLHYYAKNNQFKSHIVRDSVIRKYGKEIILNKFEALFTKII; from the coding sequence ATGAAAAGAATAATTTTTGTAGTGCCGTCATTGAAAGCTGGAGGTGCAGAACGAGTGATGTCTTTCTTGGCCGAAAACCTTAATCCAAAAAAATTTAAAGTAATACTAATTGTTGTAGGACATCAAAAAGATCAAGTCTATCAAACTCATGAAAGTAGAATTGATATTAAGTTTCTAGAAAGAAACCGAATATCGAAAGCATTTCGCCCTTTATTTAAAGAAATTCGAAAGCAAAAACCTGATATAGTAATAAGTTCTATTGGACACCTTAATACCTTGATGTCAGTAATGGCATTTTTCATTAAAAAACCTGCCTTCATTGCAAGAGAAGCAAATATAGACAGAGTAAGAAAAACATTCAACCCCACGAAAGGAAAACTGGGCCTTCGATTGAATTTAAAAAGAATTGGCTATAGGTTTTTGAAAATTATCATTTGCCAATCACAAGATATGTACGACTCCTTTACTGAAGAGTATCCTCAGTTTAAAACCAAAACTGTAATTATCAATAATCCAATCACAGATAAATTCAAGCTCAAATCAAATAAGGATATGTCAGATATTATTCAGTTTATAACTGTGGGATCTCTGCATAGCAGAAAAGGACATAGCAGAATTTTGAAAACCTTGGCCAAATTTGAACTTCCTTTTACATATACCATAGTTGGTAATGGTGAAAGAAAGGATGAACTTTTTGAATTGGCCAATTCACTTGGGATTTCCGAAAAAATCACTCACGTACCCTTTACAAAAGAAGTAGACACTTACCTATGTGCTAGTGATTTTTATTTACAAGGTTCTTATGTAGAGGGATTTCCTAATGCTGTAATTGAAAGTTGTGCCGTTGGCACTCCGGTATTGGCTTTTGATGCTCCTGGTGGCATCAATGAGATTATTGAAAATGGCGTCAATGGCCATATCTCAACTTCTGAGGAAGATTTTCTGAAAAACCTCCATTATTACGCAAAAAACAATCAGTTTAAATCACATATAGTTAGGGATTCTGTAATCAGAAAATATGGCAAGGAAATAATACTGAACAAGTTTGAGGCCCTTTTCACCAAAATTATCTAA
- a CDS encoding glycosyltransferase, with the protein MRILIIIPNNNLGGAEQFLRMVASHYSQEHDVTVYFFYKKVEINAWDSLKGSNVKKLLFSDKSEKIGFVKFLLHQVFQNKKKYDYIYTSNVFVTGITGLLLKIRLLSCKKFIGRESTSIFIRYKGSKLKRYKFFYHLGYSKVNLLICQTDTMRKQLVSALPFLKPKAKTISNPINLHEIRSMSEEQLNRSLPSKFIISAGRLKPIKGYDYLIKAFASIKTDFPELKLVILGDGDLKDTLQNICESLDLKDDVIFEGYVQNVYPYFKKAELCVVSSILEGFPNVLLQMMSQNDKVVSTLCAGNIDEIKGIETCIPGDEILLARAMEKMLTQDTGSNRILFDTFLASNDIAKFVDKIEGLV; encoded by the coding sequence ATGAGAATTTTAATCATTATACCCAATAATAATCTTGGTGGTGCCGAGCAATTTTTAAGAATGGTGGCGTCTCATTATAGTCAAGAACATGATGTAACTGTATATTTCTTTTATAAAAAGGTAGAAATAAATGCTTGGGACAGTTTAAAGGGAAGCAATGTAAAAAAGTTGCTTTTCTCTGATAAGAGTGAGAAAATAGGTTTTGTCAAATTTCTTTTACATCAAGTTTTTCAAAACAAAAAAAAATATGATTACATATATACCTCCAATGTTTTTGTAACCGGGATCACGGGGTTGTTGTTAAAAATAAGATTGCTTAGTTGCAAGAAATTCATAGGAAGGGAATCCACGTCCATATTTATTCGCTATAAGGGTTCAAAATTAAAACGATATAAATTCTTTTATCACTTAGGCTATAGCAAGGTAAATTTACTTATTTGCCAAACAGATACAATGAGGAAACAACTTGTTTCTGCCCTTCCATTTTTAAAACCTAAGGCCAAAACAATATCTAACCCTATTAACTTGCACGAAATAAGGAGTATGTCCGAAGAACAGCTCAATAGATCTTTACCCAGCAAGTTTATCATTTCAGCAGGAAGACTTAAGCCAATTAAAGGGTATGACTACCTGATCAAGGCATTCGCCTCTATTAAAACAGATTTTCCAGAACTTAAATTAGTAATTTTAGGAGATGGCGATCTTAAAGATACTTTGCAGAATATTTGCGAGTCTTTAGATTTAAAAGATGATGTAATTTTTGAGGGTTATGTACAAAATGTTTATCCTTACTTCAAAAAAGCAGAATTATGTGTGGTTTCTTCTATATTGGAAGGTTTTCCCAACGTATTGCTACAAATGATGAGTCAAAACGATAAAGTAGTTTCAACTCTTTGTGCCGGAAACATTGATGAAATTAAAGGTATTGAAACTTGTATACCAGGTGACGAAATCTTGTTGGCAAGAGCCATGGAAAAAATGCTTACACAAGATACTGGAAGCAATAGAATACTATTTGATACGTTTTTAGCAAGTAATGACATTGCCAAGTTTGTTGATAAGATAGAAGGTTTGGTCTAA
- a CDS encoding GNAT family N-acetyltransferase, whose protein sequence is MEDITIREAKKSDAPEIVELLKVALGVGTEKSVANWYWKHYENPFGQSKIYVAVIDTEIVGVRAFMQWKWVEKDSGKVLKAVRAVDTAVSPNHRRKGIFLTLTNHALQKVKEEKFDFVFNTPNNKSIGGYLKLGWVLNRKIPVNLIVNPLFWLSNKRKLEKFSSDTLKLIEDNEIKFQYPFKESMLTCPFTTEYFVWRYVNNPLASYKYLHTANGVLVIYRIKKTKKVVECRVVDIQLMNSNASKYVKNALSILIKRYSVVSFVKGIVSSKLILGKFFLAANLNRQGPNMVTKNVNLSDERYNNILDTNSTYWGYSLGDMELF, encoded by the coding sequence ATGGAGGATATTACTATAAGGGAAGCAAAAAAATCGGATGCTCCTGAAATTGTTGAACTTCTCAAAGTAGCTCTTGGTGTGGGTACAGAAAAATCTGTCGCCAATTGGTATTGGAAGCATTATGAAAACCCCTTCGGCCAGTCAAAAATCTACGTTGCCGTCATAGATACAGAAATTGTTGGAGTAAGAGCATTTATGCAATGGAAATGGGTAGAAAAAGATTCGGGAAAAGTACTCAAAGCTGTAAGAGCAGTAGATACGGCAGTTTCTCCAAATCACAGAAGAAAGGGAATATTCTTAACATTAACAAATCATGCACTGCAAAAAGTAAAAGAAGAAAAATTTGACTTCGTTTTCAACACGCCCAACAATAAGAGTATTGGAGGGTATTTAAAACTTGGCTGGGTGCTCAATAGAAAAATTCCTGTTAACCTAATTGTAAATCCTTTATTCTGGCTTTCCAACAAACGGAAATTAGAAAAATTCTCTTCTGACACTTTAAAATTAATAGAAGATAATGAAATAAAATTTCAATATCCGTTCAAGGAATCAATGTTAACCTGTCCATTTACTACAGAGTACTTTGTTTGGCGTTACGTTAATAATCCACTTGCCTCTTACAAGTATTTACATACTGCTAACGGGGTACTTGTGATATATCGAATAAAAAAGACTAAAAAAGTAGTAGAATGTAGAGTTGTGGATATTCAGCTTATGAATTCCAATGCTTCAAAATATGTAAAAAATGCATTATCGATTTTGATTAAAAGATATTCTGTAGTTTCTTTCGTTAAAGGAATTGTATCATCAAAGTTGATTTTAGGTAAGTTTTTTTTAGCGGCAAATCTTAATAGGCAAGGGCCAAATATGGTAACCAAAAATGTAAATCTTTCGGATGAAAGATATAATAATATTCTTGACACAAATTCCACCTACTGGGGGTATAGCCTTGGAGACATGGAGTTATTTTAA
- a CDS encoding GNAT family N-acetyltransferase: protein MENIKFSIVRDPIVLAKLNKPVQDQHFHMYPEFFKTYSEDDCIAFFKRQLNRGNWVASVVQIDNENAGYISYFIKEYKENVFRKSYKSIYIDQISILKKFKGNGIGKKMMFKIEEDAKKLGIFEIELSFWELNEEAKGFYEYLGYHTRSRIVGKTLS from the coding sequence ATGGAAAACATAAAATTCAGTATTGTTAGAGACCCTATAGTTTTGGCCAAACTTAACAAACCTGTGCAAGACCAGCATTTTCATATGTATCCTGAATTTTTCAAAACATATTCAGAAGACGACTGTATAGCCTTTTTCAAAAGGCAATTAAATAGGGGCAATTGGGTTGCTTCGGTTGTTCAAATAGACAATGAAAATGCAGGTTACATCTCATATTTTATAAAAGAATATAAGGAGAATGTATTTCGTAAATCTTACAAATCAATTTACATTGATCAAATATCTATTCTGAAAAAATTTAAAGGAAATGGTATTGGTAAAAAAATGATGTTTAAGATAGAAGAAGATGCTAAGAAGCTTGGTATTTTTGAAATTGAGCTATCGTTCTGGGAGTTAAATGAAGAGGCAAAGGGGTTTTATGAATACTTAGGATATCATACACGGTCTAGAATTGTTGGAAAAACACTGAGCTAA
- a CDS encoding GNAT family N-acetyltransferase produces the protein MIQLIQNENDWTSTLHEIGNFDFYHTYEYHKVFLKDGEEPWLIKYANGNSLIAVPFIKRSINGTDFYDLTSVHGYLGPVSSIGDDSFDLIDFKTKLEELLMNQKVVSVFSKLNPYIDHQEDVLANMGSIEQVGELLYIDLKTDAVLQRQKYRKSVKNDINKLRRSFTVKVAENKEEIDEFINIYYETMERVSAHERFIFGQEYFNMLINSENFDVKVLLVVSNETGDIAAGSLSLITNGIVQGELMGTKNEFLRMSPAKILYDEIRLIGNELNQNHLNYGGGAGGREGSVYMMKSGFTKEHIPLKVWKYVSDPTMYKKLTSQMNEKRESDFFPLYRA, from the coding sequence ATGATACAGCTTATACAAAACGAAAATGACTGGACATCAACCTTGCATGAGATAGGGAATTTTGACTTTTATCATACTTATGAATATCATAAGGTTTTTTTAAAAGATGGTGAGGAACCGTGGCTTATTAAATATGCAAATGGAAACTCATTGATTGCGGTTCCGTTTATCAAACGATCTATAAATGGTACTGATTTTTATGACCTAACTTCCGTACATGGATATTTGGGACCAGTTTCGAGTATTGGCGATGACAGTTTTGATTTGATTGATTTCAAAACCAAGTTGGAAGAATTACTGATGAACCAAAAAGTAGTATCTGTTTTTTCCAAACTGAATCCATATATTGATCATCAGGAAGATGTATTGGCCAATATGGGAAGCATAGAGCAGGTAGGGGAATTACTTTATATAGACTTAAAAACAGATGCCGTACTCCAAAGGCAAAAGTATAGGAAGAGTGTTAAGAATGATATTAACAAACTAAGAAGGAGTTTTACGGTTAAGGTTGCAGAGAATAAAGAAGAGATAGATGAGTTCATAAATATATATTATGAGACGATGGAAAGAGTTTCTGCACATGAAAGATTCATTTTTGGGCAAGAATATTTTAACATGCTAATAAACAGTGAAAACTTTGATGTTAAAGTGTTATTGGTAGTTTCTAATGAAACCGGTGATATTGCTGCAGGTTCCTTGTCCTTAATTACCAATGGGATAGTTCAAGGGGAACTAATGGGGACAAAAAACGAGTTTTTACGTATGAGTCCTGCAAAAATCTTGTATGATGAAATACGACTTATAGGTAATGAATTAAATCAAAATCACCTCAACTATGGGGGCGGTGCTGGTGGAAGGGAAGGATCTGTTTATATGATGAAGTCTGGTTTTACGAAAGAGCATATTCCCCTTAAAGTATGGAAATATGTTTCTGATCCAACAATGTATAAAAAACTAACTTCACAAATGAATGAAAAAAGGGAATCAGATTTTTTCCCTTTGTATAGGGCGTAA